TTTATAAGGATAAAAATATTCAACAACATTCCAATATCTAAACAAACTTAACAATCGATGATTTTCATCTGGAAATTCAAAATTCTCATATTGTAGCTCATTGATTATTTCTACATTACCAGCGTTTGCTGTAGAGACATAATGATTTTTTCCCTGAAATCGATTGTCTTCTATTTGCTTTAATTTTTTTGAAAGGTCATTAGAAAATACCTCAGTATTTTGTGTCCAGGAAAGATTGAAATTTTTATCAAAATATTCTTTTGACTTAGCATCTTTACAGGAACTGCAAGTTTTGATTTCTCCCAGAGAGTCAATCCAGTCTAAGTAGATTTTAGATATAGCCTCGTTAGTTGTTGCTTTTTCAATTTTAGGAATAATAGTCAATAATTGTTCATCCCAGTTAAAATTTCCTTTGGCAACATTAGGATGATAGTATTTAAGAAATCCCCATACTTTACAAAGATTAGATAAGTTTTTTGTTTCATTTTTATCGAACACTGAAGATTCGATATCCTGACTATTTACAAAATGCAGATTGCAAATCAAGGTAACTAGTAACAGGATATATTTTTTTTTAAAAACTTGCTGCATAGACCTAATTAGTAATTGGAGATGTGAATATTTTTTTCAAAAGTATTTATTGTGTAATCAAAAACTTACCTATAAATATGCAGATTTTAGTACTAAATTATCCAGATGTAATTGCTAAATTGTTTTTGTACAATGATAAAAAGTGCTAAAAATGCAGATTTACTCTTAAAAAACAATTGAAATCTATCTTTTGGGTAACATTGTATGCTTTAGAGATAATATAAGATTAATATATAGATGAAAAGCGAAAGATATTTGCCGCTTAATTAATTTTTATAGATCGATATACTTGTATGCAACAACTATAAGTAAACTCTCATTGATAATACAAGATTTCTTATCTAAGATTAATTAACTGACTTATATGAAGATGAAGTTTTTTTAGTTTCCCGTATGAAAAAAATAAGCTTAATTAATGTTTTTATTGGAGAAATCCCCTGGTTTTTTGCATTCTTCTTAAAGTCATGTGAGGCTAATCCAACTATAGATTTTTTTATTTTTACGGATCTTGCTATCGATTACCCAGTGGCTCATAATGTTAAAATTATTCCTTTTTCATTGGACGATTTTAATCAATTGGCAACAAAAAAACTTGGATTTGATATCGATGTAAAAAAGGGCTATAAACTTTGTGATTTTAGACCTGCTTTCGGGATTTTGTTTTCTGATTATCTAACGGATTATGATTTTTGGGGTATTACGGATATCGATGTAATTTACGGGAGAATACGTGAATTTATTACCGATGAAGTTTTAGAGGAATATGATGTTATTTGTGTGCGACATGCTTTTATTACTGCTTGCTGCATGTTCTACAAAAACAATGCATATGTAAATAATTTATTTGCAAAAAGTAAAGATTATAAAATGATTTTTACGTCACCTAAAAATTATGCCTTTGATGAAACCAATTTTGAAAATGCGAATAGTTTTCGTGAGATACATGATATTTTTAAAAAGAATTGTGAGATAGAAAGCATTCAGCATGTAATTGTAAAAGAAGGAGATCTGGGAAATCTGAAAGCCCATTTCGATTTATTACTAATAGACGGAACTCCTGGAAAATTGAAATGGGATAACGGTATCTTTTCCTACGATGGTAAGTTTGAATTTATGCTGTATCATTTATTATATTACAAATGCAATATTTTTGCTAATAACTCCTTAAAATGGAGTCAGATACCGGATGTTTTCTACATCGATAAATTTGACTACAGAAAAAGCAATTCAGTTTGTACTCGTTTTAAAGTTTTTTATAATAACAATTTGAAACCATTTCTCTGGAATTTAGGAAAAAAAGCGGATTGTCTTTTATCCTATATCTTATTTAGGAAAAAAGTTAAAATGATGGAAACGGGAGATTATTATTATCATTTAGATAAACAAAAATTAGTCATTGGAAGGCATGATAACGGAGTGAATTTCATGATCATAAAAGGCTCTTCAGTTATTACTATATATGAAATGACTTTTAATAAAAATTACTTTTTTAATATATACCATGGGCTGATGATAAAAATTGATAGAAATCAATCTGCCCCATATAATAAATTTGATATCGTGTGCAGTACAGGTCACAGTAAGGCTTATGTTAAACTTGAGAAAACTGTTTAAAATTGATTTTTTTATTGTAATCAATTGAAATGTAAAGTAAACGGGTGCACTTATTTGAGAAACATGTTGCTCTAGAACGTTCGATAAATGATTTATTCATTCATTCATTAAAAATAACTAATACTAATCTTTACCTAAATACAATTCTTTTTATGAAAATACTCCTTGTAGGACCCGGAATCATGCCAATTCCATCAGACGGCTGGGGTGCTGTTGAAACCCTTATCTGGAACCAAAAAATATATTGTGAGGCACTTGGTCATAAAGTAGATATTTTAAACAAAAGAGGATTGGTTGCTGCATTATTCGCAAAACCCTGGAGTTATGATATTGTTCATGTTCATTTTGATCCATTGGCGAAATTTTGGAACACACTTTCGGTTCGTTTAAATTTTAAATTAATTGTTACAAGTCATTATGGCTATGCCGCTTACCCTGAAAAATGGCATTATGGTTATCAAAATATTTTTAAGGTTTTAATGAAAAGTGAAAGATTAATGGTTTTAAGCGAAGATATATTAAACGTCTTTAGAAGAAATGGATATAAAGGAAAGATTGATGTACTTTCTAATGGAGTTGAAATTCAGCAATTTGTTTTTAATAAATCAGCCTTGTTAAAGAAAGCAATTTGTTTAGGTCGAATGGAAAAAAGAAAAAGACAAGTAGAAGTAGCCCAAAAAATTTCAGAAAAAAGAAATTTAGTTTGTGATTTTGTCGGACCACTAAACTCCCTTGTGTTTAAAACAGGCAATCAATACGTCAATTATTTAGGGGAATGGGATAGGGCTACAGTTCATAAAAATCTAACAAATTATTCCTGTTTAATTTTATTTAGCGATGGAGAAGCGC
The sequence above is drawn from the Flavobacterium sp. N2038 genome and encodes:
- a CDS encoding DUF6625 family protein, giving the protein MKKISLINVFIGEIPWFFAFFLKSCEANPTIDFFIFTDLAIDYPVAHNVKIIPFSLDDFNQLATKKLGFDIDVKKGYKLCDFRPAFGILFSDYLTDYDFWGITDIDVIYGRIREFITDEVLEEYDVICVRHAFITACCMFYKNNAYVNNLFAKSKDYKMIFTSPKNYAFDETNFENANSFREIHDIFKKNCEIESIQHVIVKEGDLGNLKAHFDLLLIDGTPGKLKWDNGIFSYDGKFEFMLYHLLYYKCNIFANNSLKWSQIPDVFYIDKFDYRKSNSVCTRFKVFYNNNLKPFLWNLGKKADCLLSYILFRKKVKMMETGDYYYHLDKQKLVIGRHDNGVNFMIIKGSSVITIYEMTFNKNYFFNIYHGLMIKIDRNQSAPYNKFDIVCSTGHSKAYVKLEKTV
- a CDS encoding glycosyltransferase family 4 protein; protein product: MKILLVGPGIMPIPSDGWGAVETLIWNQKIYCEALGHKVDILNKRGLVAALFAKPWSYDIVHVHFDPLAKFWNTLSVRLNFKLIVTSHYGYAAYPEKWHYGYQNIFKVLMKSERLMVLSEDILNVFRRNGYKGKIDVLSNGVEIQQFVFNKSALLKKAICLGRMEKRKRQVEVAQKISEKRNLVCDFVGPLNSLVFKTGNQYVNYLGEWDRATVHKNLTNYSCLILFSDGEAHPLVIVEAMAAGLSLVISKEASANLDLNLPWIYLCDTVDEVAEYAEKAITENDLYRAQIRKYAEENFDYAVIAQKYIQIIS